A stretch of DNA from Macrotis lagotis isolate mMagLag1 chromosome X, bilby.v1.9.chrom.fasta, whole genome shotgun sequence:
TTAAGAAAGACAATTAGAAGATCCAAACGTACCTTAGAACTTCTAATATGCTATGTCTATAACTTATATTGCTTCACAGACCTAATTCACTGAAGAATAATTtatcttctcattcttttttttttcagaattagaaTCTTTTATTAGCCCAGGACATATGGCAGCCCAGAACAAGTCTCCTCCTCAAGAGCTTGGGCCTCCCCACATCTGCTCTTGTCCATCTGCTTCCCCCTTTGGGGAGCCCCCAGCCCCAGCCCTGGGCCAGAGATAGCTTGGAGCCTTAGGATTTCTACTTTCTTATTTGAATCAGGGAAACCCCAGGCCAATGCTTGTTCAATGCTTGTTCCTACTCTGGTCCTCCATCCCAAACACCCGTCCTGGAGTCAGTCTGGCCTGACATAGGTTGGCCTAACTATGTTGCTTTCAGCTCATTCCTTTCCAGCCAGCCCCTCCACTGCTTGGATCCATAAAGTGCTTTGAGATCCCCAGTGACTTGTCTCCAGAGAAGTGGGGTCCCATTTGGAACAGTGAGTCTGAGTAGCCCCTacacatattcttttctatccctggATGCAGTCAATCAGTTAAGTTAAATGACAATCTCTGATTAAGTTTCTAGGGCCCACAAGTGTTTAGCAAGCTCATGGCCAGTCTTGTTCCAAGCTCAGGCCCAGATGTCCAGTTCCCTGCCAGGTGCTTGGCTCCTCATGGTAGCTTTAGTCGGTGCAGGAGGCAAGGCCCCTGTGGCCAGGGAGGCAGTCCCGGTGCTTGAGGTAGCACAGGTAGGTATCCCAGACCAAAGTCATGCTGTTTACATACATCATTCGGTAATGGGTGGGCACATAAAGGCCACAAACACTGGCACCAGTAGTGCAGGAAGGGGCCCATGCTGCAGCCCACGGCAAACATGCCAGCCGTGGGGCACAGGTCCAGGGGCGGGGGAGGCTGGGGGCGGCCAGGGGCGCGTTCCTCCTCCTGTCGCTCCCAGGCCTGGCACACACCGTGCCCAGCCGCCATCAGGCCGCCGCAGCCCAGCGTGTTGGTGAGCAGCAGCAGGCGGGCTCGGAACAGCGGCCGCCAGGCGGCCAGCAGCCCCGCGACGGCCCGCGCCCGGGGCGGAGGCATCGCGGACCCCGAGAGCccgctcggctcggctcggctccgGCTCCTCCGAAGGCCCCCCATCTTCTCATTCTTAAGGCTTCATCAGGGATGCCACATTCCTAAGATCATCAGCAAAGTTTCAGAAGGTATTGTCAAGGACTAATTGCTCACCTTCTTATAGACTCTTCTACCAATGTTTGTGTATTTTGTTCCTGATACTTTAAACATATTGAGCAATATATTGAGTAAGATCTCTAAGGACACATATAACAGGGGAAACTTCTCAAGTAATCATAAAAGCAGCTGTTAAATATATAGGACTTCGATATTTTCAGAGTACATGATGattctttattcatttgatcCTAACCACAACCATCTGAGCTAGGACTAAACACATTGTCCTCATTTGGAAGATGAGAAACAAAGGTTTTTaggagttaaagtgacttacaTATGGTCATTGTGATTCTAAATTCTGTCCTCTATCTAATACCAAGCTACACTGTGTATGTACACTTTTTAGCTCCtgtaaatattaaagaataaaaagtatGATATAATTTATTCAGAGAGGCATGACAAAGAAGATAGCATTTTGGATTTAGTGGCAGGAAGGTTCATTCCTCCTTCTGACATAGACTATGTGACTCCAAGCAAATCACTTAGCATCTGATTTGTTCAGACAACTCTTTACCACTTAGGATTTACAACAGAAGTTGGACTGCAATAGGAAAaggttacccccccccccccttaatttaTTTAAAGGCAGACCAAGGactcaaataaaatcacagaaacaGCCCTTTTCACAAGTGACAGACTTCACATGCTGTGACTTTCtcttgtcatttatattataacaTGCTTGCAACACTAGATAGAAAATAACTTATTATCACTTAAAGTGAATTTGAGCCTTGtggtaatattttaaaatacttgctGTTCTTAGTGtagataatattttctttaagacCTTTGAAATTTGGTCAattgttaaatcatttttatagGATGTGCACATTCAACATCCACTATGATATTCTGACAGTTgtatagaaattaaagaaaattagccATCTCAAAATCATTTACTGATTGTTCATAGGAAATAAACATATTTGTTATGACAAGAAAGAATGATTGTTTCTAAATAGAATTATGCAATAAAATTCTACCAGGAATGACACATATCcagattcataggatcataatcTTTTAGAGATGGGAATATGATAGAACATATTTGACACATTTCCCTCAATTttgatagaatcatagattaaaATCTGGAAGGTCATTCAATCTTGCACTTTCATTTAATAGAGGGAGAAATTAAGACTCAGAAGGACAATAGtactttgcccaaagtcatatagctaaaaGCAGACCTGTGACCAGAACTCAGAGTTCCTGAATTTTATTTCACTATCTTTTCCACTATTCCACAGTTCAATGCAGAGATGacagggcttggaatacagtGAACTGACTGCACAATTTAATATCTGTTACTTTGTAAATTTGACCTTAATCTCTaaacctcagttacctcatctacaAAATCAGATTGAGGTATTATTATACTTTTATCACCAATAAATAGTTTTCACttactaaagaaaaatatttattttttcccattaatatagtggtcttgtttaaaagtaaacaaccaggggcagctaggtggtgcagtggatagagcactggccttatagtcaggagtacctgagttcaaatctggtctcagacacttaataattacctagctgtgtggctttgggcaagccacttaaccccatttgccttgcaaaaacttaaaaaaaataaaaaatgaaagtaaacaaTCCCCCCATTcccacaaaaatagagaaagctcaagaaaaatagagaaaataaatgtgcTTTAGCCTGTTTTCAGATAtaagctctgtctttgggatagattaaattttttatcattagtccatcagagaagttgcctCAATATTTTCCCCAGATATAgctatctgtatttccctccatgctattgcttccctccccccattcattctattctcctttctccctgtccctcctcaaaaacaAGTTGTTTCTGACTGTCCTCTTCCAGGATCCTGCcattcttctatcacctacatccttcttcccctctttctgttcccttttccccatccctttcctctcctttttttcctctagagtaagatacatgcctataccctattgaatgttatttcccctctgagacatttccaatatttcctctttccttccctcctgccactccatttttcaaagcattttattacCACTTTTACATGAAATCTCAACACCCATTCTGtctatattttccctttcacCCAGTACATGCTTTATtctcccattaactccatctttataatatattataccattatattcagcacGCTTCTgtactttgtctatatatgctccttctaactgacTTAATAAAttagaatgttcatatgagttagaagtatcatcttcccaaggagaaatacaagcagttcaacatcatcaaatcctttataatttacccttctcatccacattctatgcttcatctgagtcctgaaCTTGAACATGAAACTTTCTATGCATTTAACAGAAAAGTTTCAAAGTCTCCTAGTTCAtggaatgttcatcttttcctttgaagAAGATGTTcggttttgctgtgtagttgattcttggctgaaTTTAAGCTCtattgccttctgaaatatcatattccaagctccaTGAACCCTTAATATAGAAGCTTCTCTATCTTGTgtattggagtttttttttttttctttttaactgtttgtaatattttctccttaacgtGGGAGTTCTGGTatttgactttaatattcctggaagctattattttgggatctctttcagaaggtcaTCAGTGtattctctgtttctattttaccctctgcttctaggatatcagggcaattttctggattatttcttgaaaaatgaagtttaggttcttttcctggtcatgactttcaggtagtataattatttttaaataatctcttctgcatctgttttccagataaattgttatttcaatgagttatttcatattttcttcaagttATTCATTcacttggttttgttttattgttttttgatttttcacaaattcatcagctttCCTTAACTCCATTTTTGcatattaaggaattattttcttcacagagtttttgtatctccttttccatctggccagttctgcttctTAAGACATTCTAGAAGAATGaattcattgaccttttggaatgcttttttcatttgacctaaactggtttttaagttgttactttcttcagtatttttttttttttggtttctcctTAGCCACACTGCTGAACTTAGGTTTCCTGGCTTTCCTGCCTTAATCTCATTTCTCTACCCATGTTttactctacctcccttacttgactttcaaaaaaattttgagctcTTAGATAAGTTGAGACTACTTCcaatttttcttggagcctttgtGAActgaaactttgactttgtcatcttttgagtgtGCATGTTGATCGTCCATggtaccaaagtaattgtctgtggtcagatcatttttcttctgttgtttactcaatTTTCCAGTCTATGGAATGATATTAGCTTTTCTTAAGGTAGAActctgtttccagggtggagaatgtacttttccaaacttttgagggttttaaCACATGTTTGCAAGGACACCCTCCCAGCACCAGGGACTTCAATTTCTTCAGGGTTTTAGGAGAGGCTGTGACTGCTCTCCTTCTATGTTCTCTGGTTTGTGAAAGATCACAAGCACTCTCttctgccctagaactgtgaggaggatctttgttctgctatggcagtatggggcccTAGCCTGTGACCTAAATATGAGTATGGGCAATGCAGCAGAGACCTGCCCTGGGATAGCAGAGTGAACTCTGTAGTCTTTCCTGACCCCTTTACCATCACTGGATAGAGTATTCTTTTGGAAGAAGCTCCTGGGTGGTTCCATGCGTCTACTTCTGGTTCCCAAGGTCAAGTCTGTTCTGAGGGCTGCACTGACTTGGGCTCTGTGCTCATTCTGGTGTGTgagttttcctgttgaccttAGAAATTCCTGtattgagaggtctggaaaccacccctgTTGCCATGGAACCATGTGCATCCAGGGATCCAGGTGTcccatgggctgttcctgaaTACCTGGAGATGGTATGATCCAGTTACCTGGCATGACCTTGGCTGCACTGTGACCCTTTTCAACCCTGGAGGATCAGACCCTTCCTGCACATCTTCTAAGGTTTCTTTGgtgggaaaattgtttcactcaggttttctgtgggttctgccacacTAGAATTTGGttggagtcataatttaaagttatttggagtagTCTGGGGAAGAGCTTCTGGGATTTTTTGCCTTTACCATCACcaacatattttgttaaaaagtaattttataaaatttaaggtGTTATATAAATTGGTTATTGCTTATGAAAAATCAAGGAGTGAATGTTGATTTGTTCTTCCAACAACATATGAGTAATAATACAATGCCCAAATGTGCCTACTTTTGTATATTTACATTTCAGCAAGATACCTACAAACAGGAATAATAGGAAATATTATTGTACCTATTTAATGGATATGGAATGCATTCTGAGATTATGGTACAAAACAAAAGTTAATTACAATAGGATTAATCCTATTTCTGCCAGTACTTCATTATGAAGACCCCAAAACACCACAGGGGAAGACTGAATTTAGAAAGAAGCTAAAACTCTCCAAGTAAACTTATTCAAACTCTTTTTCTTAATGAAGGATTGCTGAAATGCTTAAACTTTTATCTTGGCTTGTAGCTAACAAATGGTTTCTGACCAATACAGaagattttcctttcatttctaggACTCCCACCCCAAGTAACACATCTTCAGTTAAgccactttttaaagaaaaagtaaaatatttgtcCAGTATTTATTATGCATTATACATGAGACACAGAAGACTCAAAGTAGAGAGGGAAGTAGTCAATTCCTAGATGTAATGGTGGTATTTGCATTTTGTGAGttaaattatttcatgaaattgATTCAAGCTTCTGATAATCATTTTTGTGCAATGCAGATTTGACAATCATCTTTGTGTAATAGAGTGAATGTTTTAATATTGAGGTGTACTATAGGTAAGAAATTTCCTCCATGAAATATATTGAAGAAATCAAATAGTGCTTAGTGTTTTccaaataaatcaaattttcagTTGATGAAATCATATCAAAGAGTCTAGGGATTCCTAAATTCTTTTCAGTGAAAAGCTACCTTATGATTTATGTATTTGTGCAGTATATCCAGAAATGATTACTTTTTCATTAATTAGaaattttataatcaaatatatCTCACTGAATTGGTAGGTCAATGCTAAAAAGACCAAAAAGATAAAACAACTACAAAAGAAATTATGCCTTCAGGTGATCATTGTACAACTATTTCATTTCatatgtacaatttttaaaaaatggacagaCTGTTGTAGTTGATAAGGAGCCAGTCTAAACCTAAGTATTGCAAGAATCTCTCCCTCTGACATTTAAAATCTATATGTTCTTGGACAAGGCAATTAAACATTTTAAGTGGTCTGGGCCAATCTATAAGACTATGACTTGTAGGATAGTTGCTTATATGTTTTTGAAGGAATTTCCTTACTCAGATGTCACCATAGATGTGgagtaaaaaatgtaaaaaaaatttcaaaaattgttCATTAGTTTGAACCATGAAGGGAAGTTTATTCTGAATTGTATGAATGAAGAGGAGGTACTACAGAGCTAGACATATAGAATATTTTCtggaaatttttattgaatttatgttttattttatttttccaattacatgtcataaaagattttcagcattcatccacatgaataagcatatttttaagttacataatttcctttcatcaTCCCCACCACCTTCACCTCCAGAACaaacaggtgaatattgtacatacatatttggttttacatgtttatatattagtcattttgggaaagaggaattaggattaaggggaaagaaagaaagcagtgaaataggaaagaaataaataagaataaaaattaaaaagggaataTAGTATTTATTCAGAGTCTGTAgggttttggttttatttgttttgtttttcttccactggttGAGAATAGAATGATATTTTTTGGAACTTGTGAAGCCACTAAAAGAAGCTATTTTGTTCCATTGTGTTTTTCATGTTTGTTTGTGTTATAGCAGGATGTAATATTTGTTGGAGAATTTATATACTGCAGTAAtcattttaaactttcttttaaaatcctaaagtattttttcatttttcatacacacacacacacacacacacacacacacacatacatatgcttGCTCATAAAATTAATGTTAATacatgacattttaaaatagattattcagaaaataactaataattaaatttattgtttttcttttttgtaacatAGATAGATATGAGATGCTTCAAATTAAAGAGTATTGACCTTGGATTGGCATTTTGTTAAAATCAAGTAGATactgaggaaaggggaaaatcatCATTTCTTCACTCATCTTTCAGTGGTTTTGAGGTGTTATTGAATATTgtgttatatgaaatatatgattCTTTCAACTTATACATTTATCTGCATTTTGCTGTAATGAAgttctttattgattttttctggAAAACTTTTCATTACCCATTTATATTAtgataaaatacttttttccaaataatatattttgagaaaCTGTTAGCTTTATTTGCTTTAACATTTCTAGCTACTTTGTATTTTCTGTTATTGATAAAATGCTTCCAAAGGATGTATTACTTTGACAAGAACTGATATTGAGAATTTAGTTAAAATTTAAGATGAGAAACTTTTATGCTTAATTGCATGCCCTATATAGCTTCTTAAGGATGCTGATTGACTCTTGTTTGTGTAGAATTGATTCCAAACAACAGGTTTTCATTTAGGACTGTCCTATACGAGAAACTCTACAAAataatggggatacaaagaaaagaaaataaagcaagaaatgtTAAAGAAATTACCATGTACTAAGCATTTAGCTAACATTTACactttcaaaacaaagaaaagggtCAAAGATCTTACATTTAGGTAGGAGAAATTATCAGAAAGATAGCTGCAATACTGGGTTAAATTGGGAGAGTACTCTCAGAACACAGTGTCCATATTCAAGAATTCTGGAAGAAGTGccaggaaggaaatggaaattggcTGACTTTCTCTGGTCCCCAAAATGTATGTTAATTATCATTGAACTATAAGGAATTGGACAGATGGAGAGATCTGAATTCAGTTTTCATCTTTATAAATTCAGCATCTTTCAATAGTGTGACTATTTTTGTGATGTTATAAGGTTATATGTTACCAAAatcaattttttgcaaggcaaatggggttaagtgacttgcccatggacatacagctaggtaattattaagtatctgaggctggatttgaactcagatactcttgactccagggccagtgttctatccactgtaccacctagccacctccaataTTAAATTTAGTGCaatttatgaattcaaatttttttgtcaaataatgataaTTTGATCTCATTCTAAAGTTTCTTAGATAAatgataatatgaaaaatataataaaatgcatatataatatttcaaaactgcTAAATGAAGGAATATAAATTCTCAAAAACCTTTTAGTGAATATAACCACATATCTAATTAATTATACTTATTCCAAAATGATAGTATCATTTTTAAGAACTCAAGTTTGGTAGTAGCTTTGATGCTACATTTATagtaaaaatggaaattaggaactgaaaaaaatgtactATTCATTTAGCACATGCTGAGGAGTTTATACTGTGGTTTGCTCTGATtcttaaacaaaagaaaacaattttctttatttgagggaaaataattttcatatttttaatatactcAATAAGCAAGTATATCTTAGTGCATCCCACTTTATATAGTCCATTCACAAACCAAGGTCTTAAAGCCCTAACAAATGAGCTTGCTGAATAATTAGCTGGGTAATGAACTTCTCCCCTTAAGtgtttgctattcctttcaaataaggCAGGCATGCACTCAGGATATAAATTTACTATTAAtgataatataaacaaaaacttCTGTTTTGGAGATTAGTTTTGGAAGTTGGTATTTTTACTGGAAAGTAGATAAAACACAGAAATATACTGGAACATGTTTTTCCACATCCTGAAATGAAATAGGATAACTAAAAATGAGTCAGATTCTTATTAATGTCTTCTGAATACCACAAATGCTTTAGTAACCATTATAGACTATCACTTTGTAAGAAATGGCAAATACAGGAAAGTCATAGAAGCCTAATACCATATGTATGCACTGATACAGAGTAAATTAAGTGCATGGAAAGCAACAATATTTAAatggtatataaaataaaatttcaagaaatagTCCAATTCCTCAAGCAtacacttaatttccaattcttacccactaataaaataattgcttcaaatatgtttacatgttggtcttttcatttgttatgatttctttggaacaTAAGCCAAGTAGTGGTATAATttaatcaaagggtatgcacagttttataatccattggacatagttccaaattgctctacaaaatagTTAAATCAGCTCAGAATTCCTCCAACAGTACATAGGAccccagaaacaattcaaatagatTGATGCCGTGATCAAGATCACACAATATTAGGCAACTCCCATCTTATAGCAGCAGAGGGCTTGAAATGAAATTCTAGAAAGTGAAGAGCATAGTGTtacaagtgaaaataaattacccacaaaaactgagcataatctttcactggaaaaaatatttcaataaaataatgaGCTTTGAATATTTTCTGCTGAAAAGAACTGACTGAATATAAAATCTcacattcaaacacaagactcaagagaagcataggAAATGTAAACATGAAGTCAGCAACTTCCCTGAGCTCTTCACACATTccctcaaaaagaaaataaataacacaACCACAATCACAATCACAATCACAACCACAGCAACAGCAAAAACATTAATCAAGGCTCTAAGCAGATTTCAGAGTAATAAAAGCCACAAAAATGCAGAGTGAAATATTTTCTGAGCTGAAGATTTCTTGATATAGATAGACTGATGAACTAGCtaagatgtttgtgtgtgtgtgtgtgtgtgtgtgtgtgtgtgtgtgtgtgtgtgtctgtgtatttgtGAGTGTCTCTGTATTTGCTGGAGATGCggtagggggagagggagagagagagagagagagagagagagagagagagagagagagagagagagagagacaaagagagagagagagaaagagagagagagacagagagacacagagagagacagagacacaaagaaaaagagagacagagacagcgcATGTTTATGTATACAGCATTGTAAGTCCAACTTGCCAGAGAGGAGGAAAAGCCGGGCAGACTGGAGGGATCTGGAGGCCCAGATCTGGAGTTACAAGGGTGGATGGGtgaagcacttctcacccaatgGGGCTTCAGCAGCCCACAGAGCTGCAGAAGGTATATGTGAGTTTCtgatcccctcccctttcctgcTCAACTTATTTGAACCCTTTGCTTCTAGGGTTGGATctagaggagaggaggaggaggagaaaaaagaggggaagggaagggaaaaaaggaggctGTCACAACCAGATCTCCCACCAATTCCTGTTACAGCAGTGGGGAGAGGGTGCAGAGGCAGAATCTGGGGCCAGCAGGGAGATGGACAAGGTTTGGGATTCAAAAGCCCCTTTCTGGTGAGAAAAAATATTGCAGTTGTTAAGGGGGACTGGCTGCATAAATGACAAAAGCACATTATCATATAGAGGTGATGCTATTTCTTACTAAAATATTATGGAACTTTCATTGGCTACAAGGAATGCCACAGAATGTGCACTGGTAGGAGTCACCCCTCAACAACTTCATACAATGCTAACTAATATAGACAAAGTGGCTCAACTCAATACATTTTTCATCCACTGGTTGTTTCACATAGAGAGCTCTTGAGGAACCAGTGCTGTACAGATGATGACCTTCAACCTGAAAAGCAAGAGGAAATGACTTCTGATCAAGCTCACCCAGTAAAAATTCAGGTCAAAGAGATGGAAACGTTCATGATAAtatccaaacaagaaataaaaatgaatgagtttGAATACTGGAATCTACTAGGCAAAGACATGCTTGGAAAAGTGAACCTAGAAGATGACCTGGAAATACTATGACATGAAGATACTCAAGAAGAAAGTAATCATGACACAAATGCCTAGCTTATTGAGCACTGAGTCTTCCATAATTTGAGGCAACTGTTCCTGACATCATTGAAATACACATTCCATTGTAAGACTGCCTCTTCTTTGGAATGGAGTATGTAAATGAAGgaaggatttatttttatctctctcaAGAATGTGTATTCTAAGAAGATCAAATCAGATTCTATAGGGCAGAGATTGTGTGTAAGTACAATTACTTGTATTCTGAAAACAATGTGGTGTACAGAGACTTCTGTACACCAGTGGAGTgtaatggaaattaatgacttcatgagacaacaggaATTTGTTAAataaagccaaaaaataaaaagt
This window harbors:
- the LOC141498984 gene encoding mpv17-like protein 2, translated to MPPPRARAVAGLLAAWRPLFRARLLLLTNTLGCGGLMAAGHGVCQAWERQEEERAPGRPQPPPPLDLCPTAGMFAVGCSMGPFLHYWCQCLWPLCAHPLPNDVCKQHDFGLGYLPVLPQAPGLPPWPQGPCLLHRLKLP